One genomic window of Mycteria americana isolate JAX WOST 10 ecotype Jacksonville Zoo and Gardens chromosome 6, USCA_MyAme_1.0, whole genome shotgun sequence includes the following:
- the SAXO2 gene encoding stabilizer of axonemal microtubules 2 isoform X3: protein MKPPRCLCEICTCGSDYLPYDIVKRPFRVQEEHKPKTGEIELGTTYQKDYNAHKIQPVTLVRPLERKHTTGGKLDTIPTYQDDYRSWEVQRKEPSKVEHIYHPPTEKFGNSTTFQDDFVPRELNPRQSFKPPCVAKLSDVPFDSTTSHRTSYIAHQLEPKFVRSKEEYKPSNQPFEDLTTHRNDFKGLPGQLAKSCKPENAKVASNAHFNGVTEFQDRFQPWLVSLPEVRKTKEYVPPPGNMDFNSTSHLDYVKHEISPATPIRPVSNGRRTNAPFQGNTTTKEDFKAWGSCRQEITKKQQEIPKPTGKFYDLTTFKSHYIPHQIIPAQSFKPVHAIVPNSAPFQDETMYRTEYTPKKQETCPANYPSPPGYVYVTTDSHGHKFFRQLTPEFSQSNSNPIPKEVAVLS, encoded by the exons ATGAAGCCGCCTCGGTGTCTGTGTGAGATTTGTACCTGCGG ATCTGATTATTTACCATATGATATTGTGAAGCGGCCTTTTCGGGTACAAGAAGAACATAAACCAAAGACAGGAGAGATAGAACTGGGAACCACATATCAGAAAGATTATAATGCTCATAAAATACAACCAGTGACATTAGTAAGACCCCTAGAGAGAAAACACACTACAGGAGGAAAATTGGATACCATACCAACCTATCAAG ATGACTATAGGTCATGGGAAGTTCAAAGAAAGGAACCTAGTAAGGTGGAGCATATATACCATCCACCTACAGAGAAGTTTGGAAATTCTACTACGTTTCAAGATGACTTTGTTCCTAGGGAACTGAATCCCAGACAAAGTTTTAAACCTCCTTGCGTAGCCAAGCTTTCAGATGTGCCTTTCGATAGTACTACTAGCCATCGCACTTCTTATATTGCTCATCAACTGGAACCAAAATTCGTAAGATCGAAAGAAGAGTACAAGCCAAGCAACCAACCCTTTGAAGATCTCACAACACACCGGAATGATTTTAAAGGGCTACCTGGGCAACTTGCAAAAAGCTGCAAGCCTGAAAATGCAAAAGTCGCATCCAATGCTCATTTTAATGGAGTCACTGAATTCCAGGATCGTTTTCAGCCGTGGTTGGTCTCCTTGCCTGAGGTCCGCAAAACAAAAGAGTACGTTCCCCCCCCAGGCAACATGGATTTTAACTCCACGAGCCATCTTGATTATGTTAAGCATGAGATTTCTCCTGCTACCCCCATAAGGCCAGTTTCTAATGGAAGAAGAACCAATGCCCCTTTTCAAGGGAATACTACTACAAAGGAAGACTTTAAAGCTTGGGGCAGCTGTCGGCAAGAGATTACTAAGAAACAACAGGAAATCCCAAAACCCACGGGAAAATTTTATGATTTAACTACATTCAAATCTCATTATATACCACATCAGATCATTCCAGCTCAAAGTTTCAAACCTGTACATGCTATAGTTCCTAATTCAGCTCCTTTTCAAGATGAAACTATGTATCGCACAGAATATACCCCAAAGAAACAAGAGACGTGCCCAGCAAATTACCCATCTCCTCCAGGTTATGTCTATGTAACCACAGATTCTCATGGTCACAAATTCTTCCGCCAGCTTACTCCAGAATTTTCCCAGTCAAATAGTAATCCTATTCCAAAGGAAGTAGCTGTTCTGTCATAA
- the SAXO2 gene encoding stabilizer of axonemal microtubules 2 isoform X1 — translation MKPPRCLCEICTCGRHRCPHKPTRIYDNGQQPCLTTEYVEKYPKYSNISPPRSLKPKQEYQVHRGKMEGITTFKSDYLPYDIVKRPFRVQEEHKPKTGEIELGTTYQKDYNAHKIQPVTLVRPLERKHTTGGKLDTIPTYQDDYRSWEVQRKEPSKVEHIYHPPTEKFGNSTTFQDDFVPRELNPRQSFKPPCVAKLSDVPFDSTTSHRTSYIAHQLEPKFVRSKEEYKPSNQPFEDLTTHRNDFKGLPGQLAKSCKPENAKVASNAHFNGVTEFQDRFQPWLVSLPEVRKTKEYVPPPGNMDFNSTSHLDYVKHEISPATPIRPVSNGRRTNAPFQGNTTTKEDFKAWGSCRQEITKKQQEIPKPTGKFYDLTTFKSHYIPHQIIPAQSFKPVHAIVPNSAPFQDETMYRTEYTPKKQETCPANYPSPPGYVYVTTDSHGHKFFRQLTPEFSQSNSNPIPKEVAVLS, via the exons ATGAAGCCGCCTCGGTGTCTGTGTGAGATTTGTACCTGCGG GCGCCATCGCTGCCCTCATAAACCCACAAGGATTTATGATAATGGACAACAGCCGTGCCTCACAACAGAGTATGTGGAAAAATATCCCAAGTATAGCAACATCTCTCCTCCCCGGAGCCTTAAGCCAAAACAAGAGTACCAAGTGCATCGTGGGAAAATGGAAGGAATTACAACATTTAA ATCTGATTATTTACCATATGATATTGTGAAGCGGCCTTTTCGGGTACAAGAAGAACATAAACCAAAGACAGGAGAGATAGAACTGGGAACCACATATCAGAAAGATTATAATGCTCATAAAATACAACCAGTGACATTAGTAAGACCCCTAGAGAGAAAACACACTACAGGAGGAAAATTGGATACCATACCAACCTATCAAG ATGACTATAGGTCATGGGAAGTTCAAAGAAAGGAACCTAGTAAGGTGGAGCATATATACCATCCACCTACAGAGAAGTTTGGAAATTCTACTACGTTTCAAGATGACTTTGTTCCTAGGGAACTGAATCCCAGACAAAGTTTTAAACCTCCTTGCGTAGCCAAGCTTTCAGATGTGCCTTTCGATAGTACTACTAGCCATCGCACTTCTTATATTGCTCATCAACTGGAACCAAAATTCGTAAGATCGAAAGAAGAGTACAAGCCAAGCAACCAACCCTTTGAAGATCTCACAACACACCGGAATGATTTTAAAGGGCTACCTGGGCAACTTGCAAAAAGCTGCAAGCCTGAAAATGCAAAAGTCGCATCCAATGCTCATTTTAATGGAGTCACTGAATTCCAGGATCGTTTTCAGCCGTGGTTGGTCTCCTTGCCTGAGGTCCGCAAAACAAAAGAGTACGTTCCCCCCCCAGGCAACATGGATTTTAACTCCACGAGCCATCTTGATTATGTTAAGCATGAGATTTCTCCTGCTACCCCCATAAGGCCAGTTTCTAATGGAAGAAGAACCAATGCCCCTTTTCAAGGGAATACTACTACAAAGGAAGACTTTAAAGCTTGGGGCAGCTGTCGGCAAGAGATTACTAAGAAACAACAGGAAATCCCAAAACCCACGGGAAAATTTTATGATTTAACTACATTCAAATCTCATTATATACCACATCAGATCATTCCAGCTCAAAGTTTCAAACCTGTACATGCTATAGTTCCTAATTCAGCTCCTTTTCAAGATGAAACTATGTATCGCACAGAATATACCCCAAAGAAACAAGAGACGTGCCCAGCAAATTACCCATCTCCTCCAGGTTATGTCTATGTAACCACAGATTCTCATGGTCACAAATTCTTCCGCCAGCTTACTCCAGAATTTTCCCAGTCAAATAGTAATCCTATTCCAAAGGAAGTAGCTGTTCTGTCATAA
- the SAXO2 gene encoding stabilizer of axonemal microtubules 2 isoform X2 yields MKPPRCLCEICTCGRHRCPHKPTRIYDNGQQPCLTTESDYLPYDIVKRPFRVQEEHKPKTGEIELGTTYQKDYNAHKIQPVTLVRPLERKHTTGGKLDTIPTYQDDYRSWEVQRKEPSKVEHIYHPPTEKFGNSTTFQDDFVPRELNPRQSFKPPCVAKLSDVPFDSTTSHRTSYIAHQLEPKFVRSKEEYKPSNQPFEDLTTHRNDFKGLPGQLAKSCKPENAKVASNAHFNGVTEFQDRFQPWLVSLPEVRKTKEYVPPPGNMDFNSTSHLDYVKHEISPATPIRPVSNGRRTNAPFQGNTTTKEDFKAWGSCRQEITKKQQEIPKPTGKFYDLTTFKSHYIPHQIIPAQSFKPVHAIVPNSAPFQDETMYRTEYTPKKQETCPANYPSPPGYVYVTTDSHGHKFFRQLTPEFSQSNSNPIPKEVAVLS; encoded by the exons ATGAAGCCGCCTCGGTGTCTGTGTGAGATTTGTACCTGCGG GCGCCATCGCTGCCCTCATAAACCCACAAGGATTTATGATAATGGACAACAGCCGTGCCTCACAACAGA ATCTGATTATTTACCATATGATATTGTGAAGCGGCCTTTTCGGGTACAAGAAGAACATAAACCAAAGACAGGAGAGATAGAACTGGGAACCACATATCAGAAAGATTATAATGCTCATAAAATACAACCAGTGACATTAGTAAGACCCCTAGAGAGAAAACACACTACAGGAGGAAAATTGGATACCATACCAACCTATCAAG ATGACTATAGGTCATGGGAAGTTCAAAGAAAGGAACCTAGTAAGGTGGAGCATATATACCATCCACCTACAGAGAAGTTTGGAAATTCTACTACGTTTCAAGATGACTTTGTTCCTAGGGAACTGAATCCCAGACAAAGTTTTAAACCTCCTTGCGTAGCCAAGCTTTCAGATGTGCCTTTCGATAGTACTACTAGCCATCGCACTTCTTATATTGCTCATCAACTGGAACCAAAATTCGTAAGATCGAAAGAAGAGTACAAGCCAAGCAACCAACCCTTTGAAGATCTCACAACACACCGGAATGATTTTAAAGGGCTACCTGGGCAACTTGCAAAAAGCTGCAAGCCTGAAAATGCAAAAGTCGCATCCAATGCTCATTTTAATGGAGTCACTGAATTCCAGGATCGTTTTCAGCCGTGGTTGGTCTCCTTGCCTGAGGTCCGCAAAACAAAAGAGTACGTTCCCCCCCCAGGCAACATGGATTTTAACTCCACGAGCCATCTTGATTATGTTAAGCATGAGATTTCTCCTGCTACCCCCATAAGGCCAGTTTCTAATGGAAGAAGAACCAATGCCCCTTTTCAAGGGAATACTACTACAAAGGAAGACTTTAAAGCTTGGGGCAGCTGTCGGCAAGAGATTACTAAGAAACAACAGGAAATCCCAAAACCCACGGGAAAATTTTATGATTTAACTACATTCAAATCTCATTATATACCACATCAGATCATTCCAGCTCAAAGTTTCAAACCTGTACATGCTATAGTTCCTAATTCAGCTCCTTTTCAAGATGAAACTATGTATCGCACAGAATATACCCCAAAGAAACAAGAGACGTGCCCAGCAAATTACCCATCTCCTCCAGGTTATGTCTATGTAACCACAGATTCTCATGGTCACAAATTCTTCCGCCAGCTTACTCCAGAATTTTCCCAGTCAAATAGTAATCCTATTCCAAAGGAAGTAGCTGTTCTGTCATAA